Proteins from a single region of Chitinibacter bivalviorum:
- the smpB gene encoding SsrA-binding protein SmpB has translation MVIADNRKAFHEYFIEERLEAGIVLEGWEVKSIRAGRVQLKESYVIYKNGDFWLFGCHISPLINASSHVLPDVVRTRKLLLKQREIEKLAIKVDRAGYTIVPVNMHFTRGYIKLEIGVAKGKKQHDKRQTEKDREWQRDKARIVRDHTKQSS, from the coding sequence ATGGTCATCGCCGACAACCGTAAGGCGTTTCACGAATATTTTATTGAAGAACGGCTCGAAGCGGGCATTGTTCTGGAAGGCTGGGAAGTGAAATCGATCCGAGCCGGCCGCGTGCAGCTCAAAGAATCGTACGTGATTTATAAAAATGGCGACTTCTGGCTGTTCGGTTGCCATATTTCCCCGCTGATTAATGCGTCATCGCACGTCTTGCCCGATGTCGTACGCACGCGCAAATTGCTGCTCAAGCAACGCGAAATCGAAAAACTGGCGATCAAAGTTGATCGCGCGGGTTATACCATTGTGCCAGTGAATATGCATTTCACACGCGGCTATATCAAATTGGAAATCGGCGTTGCTAAAGGTAAAAAGCAACACGATAAACGCCAAACCGAGAAAGATCGCGAATGGCAGCGGGATAAAGCACGAATTGTGCGCGACCACACTAAACAATCGAGCTAA
- the plsY gene encoding glycerol-3-phosphate 1-O-acyltransferase PlsY, with product MNLTLVIFIIAAYLIGSLSFAVIVSRVMGLADPRSYGSNNPGATNVLRSGNKKAAALTLLGDALKGWVAVFIAQQLAPTFGLGATPVFEQTIAAVALAVTIGHMWPIFFSFKGGKGVATAAGILLALNGWLGLATLGIWLFVAKGLKISSLSAIAAAIAAPFLCWWLLPVPVYIAAVIAISALLIVRHKQNIIGLLSGKEGKIGEKA from the coding sequence ATGAACCTCACCTTAGTAATTTTCATCATTGCCGCTTATCTGATCGGCTCTTTATCGTTTGCCGTGATAGTAAGTCGGGTCATGGGCTTGGCCGACCCACGCAGCTATGGCTCAAACAACCCCGGCGCGACCAATGTACTGCGCTCGGGCAATAAAAAAGCCGCCGCCCTCACGCTACTGGGTGATGCGCTCAAAGGCTGGGTCGCCGTGTTTATCGCCCAGCAACTTGCACCAACTTTCGGTTTAGGCGCTACACCAGTGTTTGAACAAACCATTGCGGCCGTGGCACTGGCCGTCACAATTGGCCATATGTGGCCGATCTTTTTTAGCTTCAAAGGTGGCAAAGGCGTGGCCACCGCGGCGGGGATTTTGCTGGCACTCAATGGCTGGCTGGGTTTGGCAACTTTGGGAATTTGGCTGTTCGTGGCGAAAGGCTTAAAAATTTCTTCGCTCTCCGCCATTGCCGCTGCGATTGCTGCGCCGTTTTTATGCTGGTGGCTATTGCCCGTACCCGTCTATATCGCCGCCGTAATTGCGATTAGTGCTCTGCTCATTGTGCGTCACAAGCAAAATATCATCGGCTTGCTCAGCGGCAAGGAAGGCAAAATCGGCGAGAAAGCTTGA
- a CDS encoding ABC transporter ATP-binding protein: MSDALLQLQNLTLRFGAQAEPVVREVNLTLKAGEKLALVGESGSGKSVLARSILQLDRHVLGSGAIQYAGQELLGAPNALLREIRGRRIAMIFQEPMTALNPLQTVGQQISEILLMSMGYSTKTANQRAIELLLRTGISDAADKLNRFPHQLSGGQRQRVMIAMALAGEPEILIADEPTTALDVTVQAQILTLLADIQRERNMAVLLISHDLNLVRRFCNQEGDHVAVMQRGQIVEYGPTEALFAAPQHHYTQTLLAARPQRMAALQPAPQPASLLVRQLSHAYSQAGRYFWQKAWVTVLQPIDLTLQAGETLAVVGESGSGKTTLVLSLLRLLQAGRTGGEVDLNGERFDALSGDALRTARREIQIVFQDPFAALSPRMSVAEIVAEGLRVHQPTLSASERRQRAAQALLEVGLSAEMMDRFPHEFSGGQRQRIAIARALIISPRILILDEPTSALDATIQQQILQLLADLQRQRGLSYILVSHDLAVVRAMAHRVIVLRAGVVQEQGEIDAVFQQPQSVYTQQLLSVAIE, translated from the coding sequence GTGAGCGACGCCTTATTGCAATTGCAAAATCTGACGCTGCGATTTGGTGCGCAGGCCGAGCCGGTGGTGCGAGAAGTTAATTTAACGCTCAAAGCGGGTGAAAAACTCGCCTTGGTGGGCGAATCTGGCTCGGGTAAAAGCGTCTTGGCGCGATCGATTTTGCAACTGGATCGCCATGTCTTAGGCTCGGGTGCAATTCAATATGCCGGCCAAGAGCTGCTGGGTGCACCCAATGCGCTATTGCGCGAAATCCGTGGGCGGCGGATCGCGATGATTTTTCAAGAGCCGATGACGGCCTTGAATCCTTTGCAGACCGTAGGCCAGCAGATTAGTGAAATTTTGCTGATGTCTATGGGGTATTCGACCAAAACGGCGAACCAGCGGGCGATTGAGCTATTACTCCGTACCGGTATATCGGATGCCGCTGACAAGCTAAATCGCTTTCCACACCAGCTTTCGGGCGGCCAGCGCCAGCGCGTGATGATCGCCATGGCCTTGGCGGGTGAGCCCGAGATTCTGATTGCCGATGAGCCAACGACCGCGCTGGATGTGACCGTGCAGGCGCAAATTCTGACTTTGCTGGCCGATATTCAGCGCGAACGAAATATGGCCGTGCTGCTGATTTCGCATGATTTGAATCTGGTGCGGCGCTTTTGCAATCAAGAGGGCGATCATGTGGCGGTGATGCAGCGGGGGCAAATTGTGGAGTATGGCCCCACAGAAGCCTTGTTTGCCGCGCCACAGCATCATTACACGCAAACCCTCCTCGCGGCCCGCCCACAGCGGATGGCTGCGTTGCAGCCTGCGCCGCAGCCTGCCAGCCTGCTCGTGCGTCAACTGAGCCATGCCTACAGTCAGGCGGGGCGCTATTTCTGGCAGAAAGCATGGGTCACGGTGTTGCAGCCTATCGATTTAACGCTACAAGCGGGCGAGACGTTGGCGGTGGTGGGTGAGTCCGGCAGCGGTAAAACCACGCTGGTGCTTTCGCTCTTGCGCTTACTGCAAGCAGGGCGAACGGGGGGCGAGGTTGATCTGAATGGCGAGCGTTTTGACGCTTTGAGTGGCGATGCCCTGCGCACGGCACGGCGCGAAATACAAATCGTTTTTCAAGACCCATTTGCCGCCTTATCGCCACGGATGAGCGTGGCCGAGATTGTTGCTGAGGGTTTGCGGGTTCATCAGCCGACATTGAGCGCGAGCGAGCGTCGCCAGCGTGCGGCGCAGGCCTTGCTAGAAGTGGGGCTGAGCGCTGAAATGATGGATCGTTTTCCGCATGAATTTTCGGGCGGGCAGCGGCAGCGTATTGCCATTGCGCGTGCCTTGATTATTTCGCCGCGCATTTTGATCTTGGATGAGCCGACCTCGGCGCTGGATGCCACGATACAGCAACAGATTTTGCAGTTATTGGCCGATCTACAGCGCCAGCGTGGTTTGAGTTATATCTTGGTGAGCCATGATCTGGCGGTAGTGCGGGCGATGGCGCATCGGGTGATTGTGCTGCGCGCAGGCGTGGTGCAAGAGCAGGGCGAGATTGATGCTGTTTTTCAGCAGCCCCAATCAGTTTATACCCAGCAATTGCTCAGCGTTGCTATTGAATAG
- a CDS encoding BolA family protein, which produces MSIAEEIRARLSALNAESIELFDDSASHAGHAGAAGGGGHFELTVVSNEFVGKKSLERHRMVYQPLADLIPHRIHALSIRALTPDEF; this is translated from the coding sequence ATGAGCATCGCCGAAGAAATCCGCGCCCGTTTGAGTGCCTTAAACGCTGAAAGCATTGAGCTTTTTGACGATAGCGCCTCACACGCTGGCCACGCTGGCGCAGCCGGCGGCGGTGGGCATTTTGAATTAACCGTCGTATCGAACGAGTTTGTCGGCAAAAAGTCATTGGAGCGGCACCGGATGGTGTACCAACCTTTAGCTGACTTGATTCCGCATCGCATACACGCCCTCAGTATCCGCGCTTTAACACCGGATGAATTTTGA
- a CDS encoding dihydroneopterin aldolase has protein sequence MDIIYLQQVRAETVIGWYDWERTQSQAVELDLEIGLPSARACVSDDLVDTIDYDKVVTHLRAVMAEKHFLLLEALAEHIAHILLHDFGAPWIKVSVTKLNILKDVARVGVTIERGHRTS, from the coding sequence ATGGACATTATTTATTTGCAGCAAGTGCGCGCCGAAACAGTAATCGGCTGGTATGACTGGGAGCGCACCCAGTCGCAAGCGGTGGAGCTGGATCTGGAGATCGGCTTGCCATCGGCGCGGGCCTGTGTCAGCGATGATCTGGTCGATACGATTGATTACGATAAGGTGGTGACGCATTTGCGCGCGGTCATGGCTGAAAAGCACTTTTTATTGCTTGAAGCATTGGCTGAACACATTGCCCATATTTTGCTGCATGATTTTGGCGCGCCGTGGATTAAGGTTTCGGTGACTAAGCTTAACATCCTCAAAGATGTGGCGCGGGTTGGTGTCACCATCGAACGCGGTCATCGCACTAGCTAA
- a CDS encoding YciI family protein: MPLYAIIGTDKADSLADRLAVRPAHLARMEILKNEGRLILAGPFPAIDHVDPGPAGFSGSLIVAEFASLSEAQSWASEDPYTTNGIFTEVVVKPFRHVLP, translated from the coding sequence ATGCCTTTATATGCCATCATTGGCACCGATAAAGCAGACTCGCTGGCCGATCGCCTCGCAGTACGCCCAGCGCATTTGGCTCGGATGGAAATCCTAAAAAATGAAGGTCGTTTGATTTTAGCCGGCCCGTTTCCTGCGATCGATCATGTCGATCCAGGCCCGGCCGGGTTTAGTGGCAGCCTGATTGTGGCGGAATTTGCCAGCCTTTCAGAGGCGCAAAGCTGGGCCAGTGAAGACCCTTACACCACAAATGGCATTTTTACCGAAGTCGTGGTAAAACCCTTCCGTCATGTTTTACCTTAA
- the hpnC gene encoding squalene synthase HpnC, translating into MFTPDQTVQHYENFPVGSFLLPKAFRKPIAVVYHVARYADDLADEGDALAQDRIAALNECSAELQRIELGQTPLTARFQALSAVVAQYQIPLQLFEDLFSAFRQDVVKTRYQNFGEVIDYCRRSANPVGRILLHIFGFTDAKMLAQSDGICTALQLINFWQDVAIDLKKDRIYLPQDELAKFGLTEAMLFAGQTSPAFARLLAYQCDRSRKMLRAGSPLGVALPGRIGLEIRTIVLSADRIISKLKAVNYDVYTARPTLGSLDWPIILYQAIKAGFVKPSAPPTCH; encoded by the coding sequence ATGTTTACCCCAGATCAAACAGTCCAGCATTACGAAAACTTCCCCGTGGGGTCTTTTCTCTTGCCCAAAGCCTTTCGCAAGCCGATTGCGGTGGTCTATCACGTCGCGCGCTATGCCGATGATCTGGCGGATGAAGGCGATGCATTGGCTCAAGATCGCATTGCGGCGCTGAATGAATGCAGCGCTGAATTGCAGCGCATTGAGCTAGGCCAAACGCCTCTGACCGCTCGGTTTCAAGCGCTCTCGGCTGTGGTGGCGCAATATCAAATCCCCTTGCAATTGTTTGAAGATCTGTTTTCCGCTTTTCGACAAGATGTCGTGAAAACCCGCTATCAAAATTTTGGTGAAGTCATCGATTATTGCCGCCGTTCAGCCAACCCCGTTGGGCGTATTCTGCTGCATATTTTCGGCTTTACCGATGCCAAAATGCTGGCGCAATCCGATGGCATTTGTACCGCACTGCAATTAATTAACTTCTGGCAAGATGTCGCGATCGACTTGAAAAAAGACCGCATCTACCTGCCACAGGATGAATTAGCCAAATTTGGCCTCACTGAAGCTATGCTCTTTGCTGGCCAAACCAGCCCCGCCTTTGCGCGCCTGCTGGCTTATCAATGCGATCGCAGCCGTAAAATGCTGCGAGCCGGGTCGCCACTGGGTGTCGCCTTGCCGGGACGCATTGGGCTAGAGATTCGAACCATCGTGCTCTCGGCCGATCGCATCATTAGCAAACTGAAAGCAGTGAATTACGACGTGTATACTGCACGCCCCACGCTGGGCAGCCTCGATTGGCCGATTATTTTGTATCAGGCGATCAAAGCTGGCTTTGTGAAACCTTCCGCCCCTCCAACTTGCCATTAA
- a CDS encoding Tim44 domain-containing protein, translated as MARFSQTLMVVLMSTTLFASHIAEAKRIGGGRSTGMQRQAAPAPQRQAQPQQPAPMQPVPAQQKRSGMGMMGGVLGGLAAGGLLGYMLGNNASGSAQGDGGIPWGTLLLLGALTAGGVMLLRRRNTKPVAQSHAYAGVPAMNPAQAAPASQPHAFQSAPQGQDLSGGFRIGQGAGGTYSAPATPITRLPDGTDAAAFLRQARASFLHMQALNSPDQVEEMRRYMTPELFAQLKDEIGGNQDLAEFPELNLQVIEAVDEGGRMVASVEFAGRVSESLNSPAVPFKEIWHFVRPMQGDPRWLLAGIQQI; from the coding sequence ATGGCTCGATTTAGTCAGACCTTGATGGTGGTTTTGATGAGTACGACCTTGTTTGCCAGCCACATTGCCGAGGCTAAACGCATCGGTGGTGGGCGCTCGACAGGGATGCAGCGTCAGGCGGCTCCGGCGCCACAACGTCAGGCTCAGCCTCAGCAGCCAGCGCCAATGCAACCAGTTCCAGCGCAGCAAAAACGCAGTGGCATGGGCATGATGGGCGGCGTGTTAGGTGGCTTAGCGGCTGGTGGTTTGCTCGGTTATATGCTGGGCAATAATGCTTCGGGCTCGGCGCAAGGCGATGGTGGTATTCCGTGGGGCACTTTACTCTTGCTCGGCGCATTAACGGCGGGTGGTGTCATGCTGCTGCGTCGTCGCAATACCAAACCTGTGGCCCAATCACATGCTTATGCCGGCGTACCAGCGATGAACCCAGCGCAAGCAGCGCCAGCGAGTCAACCACACGCGTTTCAATCTGCACCGCAAGGTCAGGATTTGAGCGGTGGTTTCCGGATTGGACAAGGCGCAGGTGGCACCTATTCAGCGCCTGCAACACCAATCACGCGTTTGCCAGATGGCACTGATGCAGCGGCATTTTTGCGCCAAGCACGAGCCAGCTTCTTGCATATGCAAGCCTTGAATTCGCCCGACCAGGTAGAAGAAATGCGCCGTTATATGACGCCAGAGCTGTTTGCCCAGCTCAAGGATGAAATCGGTGGCAATCAAGATTTGGCTGAATTCCCTGAGTTGAATCTGCAGGTGATCGAGGCTGTTGATGAAGGTGGTCGCATGGTGGCGAGTGTTGAATTTGCCGGTCGTGTGAGCGAAAGTTTGAATTCGCCTGCGGTGCCATTTAAAGAAATCTGGCACTTTGTACGCCCGATGCAAGG
- a CDS encoding thermonuclease family protein, which produces MKITQSQQRAFIRLFTASNWKQRLSALIIVALAIWSWTNQTPSAPGAITANSTVTGEVVSVADGDTITLLDQDKKQYKLRLAYIDAPEKAMPFGQAAKQQLSELVYRQEVTAHIDEVDRYGRGVARIEKDQRDINLAQLSAGYAWHYTQYARKSQSGADFAAYEAAQAAAQQQQKGLWADANPTPPWDWRKSNR; this is translated from the coding sequence ATGAAAATTACCCAATCTCAGCAACGCGCTTTTATTCGCTTATTCACCGCCAGCAACTGGAAGCAACGTCTTTCAGCGCTGATTATTGTGGCGCTCGCCATCTGGAGCTGGACGAATCAAACCCCAAGCGCACCAGGCGCAATCACGGCCAACAGCACGGTCACAGGCGAAGTGGTGAGCGTCGCCGATGGCGATACCATTACTTTGCTCGATCAGGATAAAAAGCAGTACAAATTGCGCTTGGCTTATATTGATGCCCCAGAAAAAGCAATGCCTTTCGGGCAAGCAGCGAAACAGCAATTATCTGAACTGGTCTATCGACAAGAAGTCACCGCGCATATTGACGAAGTGGATCGCTACGGCCGCGGCGTGGCGCGCATCGAAAAAGATCAGCGCGATATTAATCTGGCGCAACTGAGCGCAGGCTACGCTTGGCATTACACGCAATATGCGCGTAAATCGCAAAGTGGTGCTGATTTTGCCGCGTATGAAGCCGCCCAAGCCGCTGCTCAGCAGCAGCAAAAAGGGCTGTGGGCCGATGCCAACCCCACCCCGCCTTGGGATTGGCGCAAAAGCAATCGCTAA
- a CDS encoding GGDEF domain-containing protein, with amino-acid sequence MRPDLLSPTLESPTELAALRPNDEGLQRHSARVKRERRLQREHLALSLACLSLLLPLLLLQLDWSWWQVWVLPLISSAAFFRAAWALHQEQLEWELRLVTLAVVLPIALSGLWAWQMKDAVPPSALILPFVLPPVLLLLAGLPTPRYALAALANAAVIAGILTASVWPFLPCAAALLVLALVTVVGINVVQRLQSHQMRLWTMRQRVSENAEKMAERNQKMRKLAFEDPLTGLSNRLDLINKLRQILKNPHEEAINTVVFLIDLDFFKNVNDEYGHAAGDALLIEIARRFRALVRKGDLVCRLGGDEFVIMFRGISSKDEITLVADKILAKLAEPVWYKDQLLPLGGSIGIAPWEPDLRSPASWLQQADGAMYQAKAGGRNRYMMAGVADTPIEPKVAQ; translated from the coding sequence ATGAGGCCTGATTTATTGTCTCCCACGCTGGAGTCACCCACCGAGCTTGCTGCTTTGCGCCCCAATGACGAAGGCTTGCAGCGGCACTCTGCACGCGTCAAACGCGAGCGCCGGCTACAGCGCGAACATTTGGCGCTTAGCTTGGCATGCTTGTCTTTATTGCTGCCATTATTGCTTTTGCAGCTGGACTGGTCTTGGTGGCAGGTGTGGGTATTGCCGCTGATTTCTTCCGCTGCTTTTTTTCGCGCGGCTTGGGCTTTGCATCAGGAGCAGTTGGAATGGGAGCTGCGGCTGGTGACGCTGGCCGTTGTGCTGCCGATTGCGCTGTCTGGGCTTTGGGCTTGGCAGATGAAAGACGCTGTGCCGCCTTCAGCGCTGATCTTGCCTTTTGTGTTGCCACCGGTGTTATTGCTGCTGGCCGGATTGCCCACGCCCCGTTATGCCTTGGCTGCGCTCGCTAATGCGGCCGTGATCGCGGGTATTTTGACGGCGAGTGTCTGGCCATTTTTGCCGTGTGCCGCTGCACTCTTGGTGTTGGCTCTTGTTACTGTTGTTGGGATTAACGTTGTGCAGCGTTTGCAAAGCCATCAGATGCGCCTGTGGACGATGCGCCAACGGGTATCGGAAAACGCCGAGAAAATGGCCGAGCGCAATCAGAAAATGCGCAAATTGGCTTTTGAAGACCCACTCACTGGCCTATCAAATCGGCTTGATCTGATCAATAAATTACGCCAAATCTTAAAAAATCCACATGAAGAAGCGATCAATACCGTGGTGTTTCTAATCGATTTGGACTTTTTCAAAAATGTGAATGACGAATATGGTCATGCTGCTGGCGATGCTTTGTTGATTGAAATTGCGCGTCGTTTTAGGGCTTTGGTGCGCAAAGGCGATCTGGTGTGCCGCCTCGGCGGCGATGAGTTCGTCATTATGTTTCGCGGGATTAGCTCGAAAGACGAAATCACATTGGTCGCAGACAAAATCTTGGCCAAATTAGCCGAGCCAGTTTGGTATAAGGATCAACTGCTGCCGCTGGGTGGCAGTATCGGCATCGCGCCGTGGGAGCCTGATTTACGCTCGCCAGCGAGCTGGTTACAGCAAGCCGATGGTGCGATGTATCAGGCCAAAGCGGGTGGGCGCAATCGCTATATGATGGCTGGCGTCGCGGACACGCCGATTGAGCCCAAGGTGGCGCAGTGA
- a CDS encoding ComEA family DNA-binding protein — protein sequence MLKKLLLAVVTSVALMGSAWAAVDLNTANQQQLESLKGIGPEKAKDIIEYRNKNGAFKTPEDIMKVPGIKEGTYAKIKGEISVGGKVAAPAAAAKATAKPEAAKATTAAPKATAAPKASAPAKK from the coding sequence ATGTTGAAAAAACTACTATTGGCTGTTGTGACTAGCGTGGCATTAATGGGCTCAGCTTGGGCTGCGGTTGATCTCAATACGGCCAATCAGCAACAACTTGAATCACTGAAAGGCATCGGCCCAGAAAAAGCGAAAGACATTATTGAATACCGTAACAAAAACGGCGCATTCAAAACCCCTGAGGACATTATGAAAGTGCCTGGCATCAAAGAAGGTACTTACGCCAAAATCAAAGGCGAGATCAGTGTTGGCGGCAAAGTTGCTGCGCCTGCTGCTGCAGCGAAAGCGACCGCTAAACCAGAAGCTGCTAAAGCTACTACTGCAGCACCAAAAGCAACCGCAGCGCCAAAAGCGAGCGCTCCAGCTAAAAAATAA
- a CDS encoding septation protein A: protein MKFLFDLFPILLFFGAYSYTDDIFFATGVTIAATIAQVAYCWIRHRHVDKMLWISLVLITVMGGLTIIFHNKQFIMWKPTVLYWLFSVVLLGAWHLKQNNLIEKLMGGSMELPRPIWTNVMYAWVLFFLIMGALNIYVFHTFSEALWVKFKVFGTLVLTLVFVVAQSVYLSKHIVPEQDEKPTDSE from the coding sequence ATGAAATTTCTTTTCGACCTCTTTCCTATCCTCTTGTTTTTTGGCGCATATAGCTACACCGATGACATTTTCTTTGCCACGGGTGTAACGATTGCCGCGACTATTGCACAAGTGGCCTATTGCTGGATTCGCCATCGTCATGTCGACAAAATGCTGTGGATTAGTTTGGTCCTGATTACGGTGATGGGTGGGCTCACGATTATTTTCCACAACAAACAATTCATCATGTGGAAACCGACCGTGCTGTACTGGCTATTTAGCGTGGTTTTGCTGGGCGCTTGGCACCTTAAACAAAACAACCTAATCGAAAAATTAATGGGTGGTTCGATGGAGCTGCCGCGTCCGATCTGGACCAATGTCATGTACGCCTGGGTCTTGTTTTTTCTGATTATGGGCGCACTTAATATCTATGTTTTTCACACCTTCTCTGAAGCACTGTGGGTGAAATTCAAAGTGTTTGGTACTTTGGTACTGACTTTGGTCTTCGTTGTGGCGCAAAGTGTTTATTTATCCAAACACATCGTGCCCGAGCAAGATGAAAAACCCACCGATTCTGAATAA
- a CDS encoding asparaginase, producing the protein MKRIFCLYTGGTIGCVDSPNGLIPQHGILPKLISDLACSHIPSIEVTLHEYAQALDSAAMTPTHWRHIACDIAERVKHYDGFVVLHGTDTMAWTGAALHWQLENIHKPVILTGAQRPWIHAGSDAPANMQLALETAASDITGVHVAFGGLVLPAHCVKKLDADHDTAYGAPNAAHTNAMPTDQFALRAINPALNILALKLYPGCENAIASMIQTQTWDGMVIESYGSGNLPSHDGLTQALNEQAQRGAIIINCTQCIAGEVRQGLYATGDVFNTLGAWPAGRRTVEAARTWLYTHLGRSDKEVLRQAWQSVASL; encoded by the coding sequence ATGAAACGTATTTTTTGCCTATATACCGGCGGCACCATTGGCTGTGTCGACAGCCCCAACGGCCTCATACCCCAGCATGGTATTTTGCCAAAGTTAATTTCTGATTTGGCCTGTAGCCATATACCTTCGATAGAGGTGACCTTGCATGAATATGCACAGGCGCTTGATTCGGCGGCCATGACGCCGACCCATTGGCGACATATCGCCTGCGACATTGCCGAGCGAGTCAAGCACTACGACGGGTTTGTCGTGCTGCATGGCACCGACACGATGGCGTGGACAGGCGCTGCGCTGCATTGGCAACTCGAAAATATCCACAAGCCGGTGATTTTAACGGGCGCGCAACGCCCCTGGATTCATGCAGGCAGCGATGCGCCAGCCAATATGCAACTTGCCCTTGAAACTGCGGCGTCGGATATCACAGGCGTGCACGTGGCCTTTGGCGGTTTGGTATTACCCGCCCATTGCGTCAAGAAACTCGATGCCGATCACGATACGGCCTATGGGGCGCCCAACGCCGCGCACACCAACGCCATGCCGACGGATCAATTTGCACTGCGCGCAATTAATCCTGCCCTCAACATTCTGGCGCTCAAGCTCTATCCAGGTTGCGAGAATGCGATCGCCAGCATGATCCAAACTCAAACGTGGGACGGCATGGTGATCGAGAGCTATGGCAGCGGTAATTTACCCAGCCATGACGGTTTAACGCAGGCACTCAATGAGCAAGCCCAGCGCGGCGCCATCATCATTAATTGCACGCAATGCATTGCCGGTGAAGTCCGCCAAGGGCTCTATGCCACAGGCGATGTCTTTAACACTCTGGGCGCTTGGCCCGCCGGACGGCGTACGGTCGAAGCCGCAAGGACCTGGCTCTACACGCACCTAGGGCGCTCTGACAAAGAAGTTTTACGGCAGGCGTGGCAATCTGTTGCCAGTCTGTGA
- a CDS encoding peptidylprolyl isomerase codes for MFKANRLALAVAAVSLSAGVFAAPAGTLATVNGVAIPAARADLFVKDLAQRGQKDTPELRAKVKDELIKNEVVYQEALKKGVEKNPDLIAQMEMMKQRLVIGAFVSQYVKANPITDAEVRKEYDKIKVNFGGKEYKARHILVATEPEANAILADLKKGKKFEDLAKDKSMDKGSGSNGGDLGWANPNNFVKEFSEAMTKMPKGKISEKAVKTQFGFHIIKVDDVRDAKGPSYEEVKPQLEQQMQAQRIQKMVEDLVAKAKIAE; via the coding sequence ATGTTTAAAGCAAACCGTTTGGCCTTGGCTGTTGCTGCTGTTAGCTTGTCAGCTGGTGTATTCGCAGCGCCAGCAGGCACTTTGGCCACAGTAAATGGTGTAGCAATTCCGGCAGCGCGCGCTGACCTGTTTGTAAAAGATCTGGCACAACGCGGCCAGAAAGACACGCCAGAACTGCGTGCTAAAGTCAAAGATGAATTGATCAAAAACGAAGTGGTTTACCAAGAAGCGCTGAAAAAAGGCGTTGAGAAAAACCCTGATCTGATCGCGCAAATGGAAATGATGAAACAGCGTCTGGTGATTGGTGCTTTTGTTAGCCAGTACGTGAAAGCTAACCCAATTACTGATGCTGAAGTACGCAAAGAATACGACAAAATCAAAGTTAACTTCGGCGGCAAAGAATACAAAGCTCGTCACATTCTGGTGGCAACAGAACCAGAAGCTAACGCTATCTTGGCTGATTTGAAAAAAGGCAAAAAGTTTGAAGACTTGGCCAAAGACAAATCAATGGACAAAGGCAGCGGCAGCAACGGCGGCGATTTGGGTTGGGCTAATCCAAACAACTTCGTGAAAGAATTTAGCGAAGCAATGACCAAAATGCCTAAAGGCAAAATCAGCGAAAAAGCTGTGAAAACGCAATTTGGCTTCCACATCATCAAAGTGGACGACGTTCGTGATGCCAAAGGTCCTTCTTACGAAGAAGTAAAACCACAATTGGAACAGCAAATGCAAGCTCAGCGTATCCAAAAAATGGTGGAAGACTTGGTAGCTAAAGCGAAAATCGCTGAGTAA